Sequence from the Sulfuracidifex tepidarius genome:
TTCAAAAAAGAAAAAAACTATTAAAGGTAGGTTATAATGGGAGGTAAGAGGAAGAAGAGGACTAAACCGATTAGAGTTAGACCAAAGGTTCCTAGTACATTTGAATGTCCACGGTGTGGGAAGGTCAGCATAAACATTAAAATTAAAGATGGCGTTGCAAATGTAACTTGCGGTTCTTGCGGACTTCACGCAGAAATAGAAGTACCTCCAGTTTTTGATAATGCTAATGCGTACG
This genomic interval carries:
- a CDS encoding transcription elongation factor: MGGKRKKRTKPIRVRPKVPSTFECPRCGKVSINIKIKDGVANVTCGSCGLHAEIEVPPVFDNANAYGKFLDMYLEGKIEINEEETNIDEEEENHEDERKSEELH